One segment of Cerasicoccus sp. TK19100 DNA contains the following:
- a CDS encoding beta-ketoacyl-[acyl-carrier-protein] synthase family protein: MPRVAITGLGFVTSIGNDRATVTENLKGLKHGIELTDEFLEKDPVHVLGTIKGFDTRSMDVEDWTYPSEYKIRREHLRSMSPHVIYAHCALEQAIADAGLTEEEVSNRDTGMFTASAGSARGMHNNIQRMNEVGVNRVSPMAVVSSVVGALSFNLVASFKIQGSSCGFASACASSGHGAGFAYDEIMLGRQKRMFVVGAEDGNRETILPFAGMRALSLTKDPDMASRPFDAERNGFVGTGGGVVMVLEELETAKARGAKIYAEMIGWGQSSDGYNVAISHPEGYGLAESMRRAMACAQINESDVDYVNAHATSTSIGDLSEVKALQKAFPNHTPMVSSTKALTGHGLSLASVMEAGFTAISLAEDFTIGSANITTVDPKIEGVEIITENRDKAPNIALKNSSGFGGANVTLALKRYV; the protein is encoded by the coding sequence ATGCCAAGAGTAGCCATTACCGGACTAGGATTTGTCACCAGCATTGGAAACGACCGCGCCACGGTCACGGAGAATCTCAAGGGCCTGAAGCACGGCATCGAGCTAACCGATGAGTTTCTCGAAAAGGACCCGGTTCATGTGCTTGGCACGATCAAGGGGTTCGACACCCGCTCCATGGACGTCGAGGACTGGACGTATCCTTCGGAATACAAAATCCGCCGCGAACACCTGCGCAGCATGTCGCCGCACGTGATCTACGCGCATTGTGCCTTGGAGCAAGCGATCGCCGATGCCGGCCTGACCGAAGAGGAAGTTTCCAACCGCGACACGGGCATGTTCACGGCCTCCGCCGGGTCCGCCCGCGGCATGCACAATAACATTCAGCGCATGAATGAAGTCGGCGTAAACCGCGTTTCGCCAATGGCGGTGGTTTCGTCGGTGGTGGGCGCGCTGTCGTTCAACCTGGTCGCGAGCTTCAAGATTCAAGGCTCGTCCTGCGGCTTTGCGTCCGCCTGTGCCTCCTCGGGCCACGGAGCCGGCTTTGCTTACGATGAGATTATGCTCGGCCGCCAGAAGCGGATGTTTGTCGTCGGCGCGGAAGATGGTAACCGCGAGACCATTCTGCCCTTCGCGGGTATGCGTGCGCTGTCGCTCACCAAGGATCCCGATATGGCCTCCCGCCCTTTTGACGCCGAGCGCAACGGCTTTGTCGGCACCGGCGGCGGCGTAGTCATGGTCCTGGAAGAGCTCGAAACCGCCAAGGCGCGCGGCGCTAAAATTTACGCCGAGATGATTGGCTGGGGACAGTCTTCCGATGGCTACAATGTCGCGATTTCCCACCCGGAAGGCTACGGTTTGGCCGAGTCCATGCGCCGCGCGATGGCGTGCGCGCAGATCAACGAATCTGATGTGGACTACGTCAACGCGCATGCGACCTCGACCAGCATCGGCGATTTGTCCGAGGTAAAGGCGCTCCAAAAAGCATTTCCGAACCACACCCCGATGGTCAGTAGCACCAAAGCCCTGACCGGGCACGGCCTGTCTCTGGCCAGCGTGATGGAGGCCGGCTTTACGGCCATATCGCTCGCGGAAGACTTCACCATCGGCTCGGCCAACATTACCACCGTTGACCCAAAAATCGAAGGCGTGGAAATCATTACGGAGAATCGGGACAAAGCACCGAATATCGCCCTGAAGAACAGCAGCGGCTTCGGCGGTGCCAACGTCACCCTCGCACTCAAGCGTTACGTTTAA
- a CDS encoding RrF2 family transcriptional regulator produces MELTAFTDYSLRVLMYLAREEGIQSSIDELANYYGVSRHHIAKITGHLAKAGYLKNSRGKNGGVSLAKRPEEINLAEVIRCTEPHFNLVECFSGEPNGCLLNNCCRLKGILFGARAQFFQHLEQYTIADAVVGNWPDKQLQGQPA; encoded by the coding sequence ATGGAACTCACTGCATTCACCGATTATTCGTTGCGCGTGCTCATGTATTTAGCGCGAGAGGAGGGTATTCAGTCATCCATCGATGAGCTGGCGAACTACTATGGCGTCTCGCGGCACCACATTGCCAAGATCACCGGCCACCTGGCTAAGGCGGGCTATTTAAAGAATTCGCGGGGTAAAAATGGCGGCGTTTCGTTGGCCAAGCGCCCAGAAGAGATCAACCTGGCCGAAGTCATTCGGTGCACCGAACCGCATTTTAATCTCGTGGAGTGCTTTAGCGGGGAGCCCAACGGTTGTTTACTCAATAATTGCTGCCGTCTGAAGGGCATTCTTTTTGGTGCCCGGGCGCAGTTTTTCCAGCATTTGGAGCAATATACTATTGCCGATGCGGTTGTTGGTAACTGGCCCGACAAGCAGTTGCAAGGCCAGCCCGCTTAG